A region of Panicum virgatum strain AP13 chromosome 8N, P.virgatum_v5, whole genome shotgun sequence DNA encodes the following proteins:
- the LOC120686700 gene encoding ARGOS-like protein, whose amino-acid sequence MASRSGTMDGRIGTSRQRRSPELVRRPNAGKRHLQQQRQQQEADFNDRKVIASTYFSIGAFLVLACLTVSLLILPLVLPPLPPPPLLLWLPVALLILLIVLAFMPTDVKSMASSYL is encoded by the coding sequence ATGGCAAGCCGATCTGGCACGATGGATGGAAGAATAGGCACAAGCAGACAGAGGAGGAGCCCAGAGTTGGTCCGAAGACCAAACGCCGGGAAGCGCCacctgcagcagcagcggcagcagcaggaggcggaTTTCAACGACAGGAAGGTCATTGCGTCGACTTACTTCAGCATCGGAGCGTTCCTCGTGCTCGCCTGCCTCACCGTGTCGTTGCTGATACTGCCATTGGTGCTgcctccattgccgccgccgccgctgctgctatGGCTGCCGGTCGCCCTGCTCATCCTGCTGATTGTGCTGGCCTTCATGCCAACTGATGTGAAGAGCATGGCGTCGTCTTACTTGTAA